The Catenuloplanes niger genome includes a window with the following:
- a CDS encoding glycosyltransferase: MRILYSAPPQAGHLLPALPMINALRGAGHEILLAGYGANPDGYAVAGLPQVDVGGDLTVDAAYLSLPSGNRFERPAEMTVEGVLRRPAAANAILARTMLQPLRDLVAAWRPDVLLYDPFQGAMPLVAAEAGLPAVEHQFGPIDGRVLSALLAAELSDEYRGLEPVQAPSIEIMPPSLRAPGPAGWQIRYLPMHGASTLPADLLRAGDRPRVLVTFGTIVGAEERERRLGALLPLLERTDADILMPAARDAGPLPANVRPLPWVPVTEVLRHCDAIIHHGGAGTLMAAVTTGTPQLIVPHHGDQYHNADVVTRAGIGLTAGSTAEIDAAMLDRLLRDASLRGAVAEIRAENERQPAPAELVPRFEALR; this comes from the coding sequence ATGCGCATCCTGTACTCCGCACCACCCCAGGCCGGGCACCTGCTGCCCGCGCTGCCGATGATCAACGCACTGCGAGGGGCCGGTCACGAGATCCTGCTCGCCGGTTACGGGGCGAACCCGGACGGCTACGCCGTGGCCGGCCTCCCGCAGGTCGACGTCGGTGGCGATCTGACGGTCGACGCGGCCTACCTCTCGCTGCCGTCCGGCAACCGGTTCGAGCGGCCCGCGGAGATGACCGTCGAGGGCGTCCTGCGCCGCCCGGCCGCGGCGAACGCGATCCTGGCCCGCACCATGCTCCAGCCGCTGCGTGACCTGGTCGCGGCCTGGCGGCCGGACGTGCTGCTCTACGACCCGTTCCAGGGCGCGATGCCACTGGTGGCCGCGGAGGCCGGGCTGCCCGCGGTCGAGCACCAGTTCGGCCCGATCGACGGCCGGGTCCTCAGCGCGCTCCTCGCCGCGGAACTGTCGGACGAGTACCGCGGTCTGGAGCCGGTCCAGGCGCCCAGCATCGAGATCATGCCGCCGAGCCTGCGCGCACCGGGGCCGGCGGGCTGGCAGATCCGCTACCTGCCGATGCACGGCGCGTCGACGCTCCCGGCCGACCTGCTGCGGGCCGGCGACCGGCCGCGGGTCCTGGTCACGTTCGGCACGATCGTGGGCGCGGAGGAACGCGAGCGCCGGCTCGGCGCGCTGCTGCCGCTGCTGGAACGCACCGACGCGGACATCCTGATGCCGGCCGCGCGGGACGCCGGGCCGCTGCCGGCGAACGTGCGGCCACTGCCGTGGGTGCCGGTCACCGAGGTGCTGCGGCACTGCGACGCGATCATCCACCACGGCGGCGCCGGCACGCTGATGGCCGCGGTCACCACCGGGACGCCGCAGCTGATCGTGCCGCATCACGGCGACCAGTACCACAACGCCGACGTCGTCACGCGTGCCGGCATCGGCCTGACCGCCGGCTCCACCGCGGAGATCGACGCTGCGATGCTCGACCGCCTGTTGCGGGACGCGTCGCTGCGCGGCGCGGTGGCGGAGATCCGCGCGGAGAACGAGCGGCAGCCGGCACCGGCGGAACTGGTGCCGCGGTTCGAAGCCCTCCGCTGA
- a CDS encoding adenosine deaminase family protein, whose protein sequence is MSDIAYLRSIPKVELHCHLIGTVRASTFAELARRARLDLPDTPERVYAAINSLPPDPALYRDTRIPVPQGRSADEPEVSYSLFRVSAWVIEALRDADDLTRIVFEAFEDAHHNGVRHLEMSFDEVPPHLAGLGYRGSVEAYAEGIRMAERAFGMTGRLLAAIDRSRSGDEAVARVRTVVDNPHEYVAGIGLDNLETAGPPERFVDAYRLAGDAGLRRTAHSSEHAPLAANTVTCLDVLGCDRIDHGYFVLEDDAVVARLRERQTPFLVASTTSRRSWRPWRRASIAAMLDAGLNVIPCADDPGMFPTSLTEEYRILHEDLAVPRDRLHAMALSGVDACWLPDAEKAALRSRFEHELAALPA, encoded by the coding sequence GCGCGAGCACGTTCGCCGAGCTGGCCCGCCGCGCGCGGCTCGACCTGCCGGACACGCCGGAACGCGTCTACGCGGCCATCAACTCGCTGCCGCCGGACCCCGCGCTCTACCGCGACACCCGCATCCCGGTGCCGCAGGGCCGGTCCGCGGACGAGCCCGAGGTCTCCTACTCGCTGTTCCGGGTGTCCGCGTGGGTGATCGAGGCGCTGCGCGACGCCGACGACCTGACCCGCATCGTGTTCGAGGCGTTCGAGGACGCCCACCACAACGGCGTACGGCACCTGGAGATGTCCTTCGACGAGGTGCCGCCGCACCTGGCCGGGCTGGGCTACCGCGGCTCGGTCGAGGCGTACGCCGAGGGCATCCGGATGGCCGAGCGCGCGTTCGGCATGACCGGCCGCCTGCTCGCCGCGATCGACCGCAGCCGTTCCGGCGACGAGGCCGTGGCCCGGGTCCGGACCGTCGTGGACAACCCGCACGAGTACGTCGCCGGCATCGGCCTGGACAACCTGGAGACCGCCGGCCCGCCGGAACGGTTCGTCGACGCCTACCGGCTGGCCGGGGACGCCGGGCTGCGCCGCACCGCGCACTCCTCCGAGCACGCGCCGCTCGCCGCGAACACCGTCACCTGCCTCGACGTCCTCGGTTGCGACCGCATCGACCACGGCTACTTCGTCCTCGAGGACGACGCCGTCGTGGCCCGCCTGCGCGAGCGGCAGACCCCGTTCCTGGTCGCCTCCACCACGTCCCGCCGCTCCTGGCGCCCGTGGCGCCGCGCCTCCATCGCCGCCATGCTCGACGCCGGGCTCAACGTCATCCCGTGCGCCGACGACCCCGGCATGTTTCCCACCAGCCTCACCGAGGAGTACCGCATCCTGCACGAGGACCTGGCCGTACCGCGCGACCGGCTGCACGCCATGGCACTGTCCGGTGTGGACGCCTGCTGGCTGCCGGACGCGGAGAAGGCCGCGCTGCGCAGCCGTTTCGAGCACGAACTCGCGGCGCTCCCCGCCTGA
- a CDS encoding serine hydrolase domain-containing protein has protein sequence MTSETTRGIDRRRLIAAGGLAAAAAPLTGTGTAHAAPGRIPPDARPGGAYDRLVARLAAEGRFSGVVLLAHHGRTVLSRAYGMADRERGVPHHENIAFNLSSASQPFLSVAILQLVQQGRVVLSDPVGRFLTGVQPEIGARVTVHHLLTGMSGMDAPMPDWRRVFHSRAEVHADIERWIARATLVHPPGSASNGHLPGSGVGLAMAARIVEAASGMTFWDYVHEHVFARAGMRGSGYYTRDQWLTDARVAHPYMLQADGTLVDAVRHLDRGGVNEQTRDRNPGRAFIGHASGDAFATAPDLVRFARAVHDGTLLDRPHAGIFAGAKLPGSRPGSFHAYTMPTHVINGQWTYGRGGGGPGIGGNWTVYPDTGWVGVVLTNQDGGAVVEICVKENEVVTGAPVDPPGGG, from the coding sequence ATGACATCGGAGACGACACGCGGCATCGACCGGCGGCGGCTGATCGCGGCGGGCGGGCTCGCGGCCGCGGCCGCACCGCTGACCGGCACCGGCACCGCCCACGCCGCACCCGGCCGGATCCCACCCGACGCCCGGCCCGGCGGCGCCTACGACCGCCTCGTGGCCCGGCTGGCCGCCGAGGGCAGGTTCTCCGGCGTGGTCCTGCTCGCGCACCACGGCCGGACCGTGCTGTCCCGCGCCTACGGCATGGCCGACCGGGAACGGGGCGTACCGCACCACGAGAACATCGCGTTCAACCTCTCCTCGGCCAGCCAGCCGTTCCTGTCCGTGGCGATCCTGCAGCTGGTGCAGCAGGGCCGGGTGGTGCTGTCCGACCCGGTGGGCCGGTTCCTGACCGGCGTGCAGCCGGAGATCGGCGCCCGGGTGACCGTCCACCACCTGCTCACCGGCATGTCCGGGATGGACGCGCCGATGCCCGACTGGCGTCGCGTCTTCCACAGCCGGGCGGAGGTGCACGCGGACATCGAGCGGTGGATCGCGCGGGCCACGCTGGTGCACCCGCCCGGCTCCGCGTCCAACGGGCACCTGCCCGGCTCCGGCGTCGGGCTCGCCATGGCCGCGCGGATCGTCGAAGCGGCGTCCGGCATGACGTTCTGGGACTACGTGCACGAGCACGTCTTCGCGCGCGCCGGCATGCGCGGCTCCGGGTACTACACCCGCGACCAATGGCTCACCGACGCGCGCGTCGCGCACCCGTACATGCTGCAGGCCGACGGCACCCTCGTCGACGCGGTGCGGCACCTGGACCGGGGCGGCGTCAACGAGCAGACGCGCGACCGGAACCCGGGGCGCGCGTTCATCGGCCACGCGTCCGGTGACGCGTTCGCGACCGCGCCGGACCTGGTCCGGTTCGCCCGGGCGGTGCACGACGGCACGCTGCTGGACCGACCGCACGCCGGGATCTTCGCCGGCGCCAAGCTGCCCGGGTCGCGGCCCGGCTCCTTCCACGCGTACACGATGCCGACCCATGTGATCAACGGGCAGTGGACGTACGGGCGCGGCGGCGGCGGTCCCGGCATCGGCGGCAACTGGACCGTCTACCCGGACACCGGCTGGGTCGGCGTCGTGCTCACCAACCAGGACGGCGGGGCCGTGGTGGAGATCTGCGTGAAGGAGAACGAGGTGGTCACCGGCGCCCCGGTGGATCCGCCCGGCGGCGGGTGA